A DNA window from Arachis hypogaea cultivar Tifrunner chromosome 18, arahy.Tifrunner.gnm2.J5K5, whole genome shotgun sequence contains the following coding sequences:
- the LOC112770988 gene encoding citrate synthase, mitochondrial → MAFFRSVSALSRLRSRVGQQPTLANSVRWLQIQTSTATDLRSELKELIPEYQERVKKLRKEHANVELGKITVDMVLGGMRGMTALVWLGSAVDPDEGIRFRGMTIPDCQKKLPGACPGGEPLPEGILWLLLTGKIPNKEQVDSLSQELRSRATIPDYAFKAIDALPVSAHPMTQFTTGVMALQVESEFQKAYESGIAKARYWEPTYEDTLNLIARLPGIAAYIYRRKYKDGKIIPLDDSLDYGANYAHMLGFDDPEMLEFMRLYISIHSDHEGGNVSSHTAHLVASPLSDPYLAFAAALNGLAGPLHGLANQEVLRWIRSIVAEFGTPNISTEQLSEYIHKTLNSGQVIPGYGHGVLRKTDPRYTCQREFALKHLPNDPYFQLVSKIKEVVPPILTKLGKVKNPWPNVDAHSGVLLNYYGLTEENYYTVLFGVSRAVGVGPQLIWDRALGMPLERPKSVTLEKLEQLCAK, encoded by the exons ATGGCGTTCTTCAGAAGCGTTTCTGCGCTTTCTAGGCTACGATCTCGCGTG GGTCAACAACCTACCCTTGCCAATTCAGTTAGATGGCTTCAAATTCAGACATCCACTGCCACT GATCTACGTTCTGAGTTGAAGGAGCTAATTCCAGAATATCAG GAGCGTGTTAAGAAGCTGAGGAAAGAGCATGCAAATGTTGAATTGGGAAAAATCACTGTTGATATG GTACTTGGTGGAATGAGAGGAATGACGGCTTTGGTATGGCTAGGTTCAGCTGTCGATCCAGATGAG GGAATTCGCTTTAGGGGCATGACAATTCCTGACTGCCAGAAAAAACTTCCTGGTGCATGTCCTGGTGGGGAGCCATTGCCTGAGGGCATACTCTGGCTTCTATTGACAGGAAAG ATACCTAATAAGGAGCAAGTAGATTCATTATCCCAGGAATTGCGAAGTCGTGCAACTATCCCAG ATTATGCTTTTAAGGCTATTGATGCTTTGCCTGTTTCTGCTCATCCAATGACTCAGTTTACTACTGGTGTCATGGCCTTGCAG GTTGAGAGTGAATTTCAGAAGGCATACGAGAGTGGGATAGCTAAGGCAAG GTACTGGGAACCAACGTATGAGGATACATTGAATTTAATTGCTCGTTTGCCTGGAATTGCTGCTTATATTTATAGGAG GAAATACAAGGATGGAAAAATCATACCATTGGATGATTCTTTGGATTATGGTGCAAACTATGCTCACATGTTAGGATTTGACGATCCAGAAATGCTGGAGTTTATGAGGCTGTATATTTCCATTCATAG TGATCATGAAGGTGGTAATGTTAGTTCTCATACAGCCCACCTA GTAGCCAGTCCACTATCAGATCCTTACCTTGCATTTGCGGCTGCTTTGAATGGTTTAGCTGGGCCACTCCATGGGTTGGCTAATCAG GAGGTTCTGCGATGGATCCGATCAATAGTTGCGGAGTTTGGCACTCCAAACATTAGTACAGAGCAACTGAGCGAGTACATTCATAAAACATTGAATAGTGGCCAG GTTATTCCTGGATACGGACATGGTGTTTTGCGCAAAACAGATCCAAGATACACATGCCAGAGGGAGTTTGCTTTGAAGCATTTGCCAAATGATCCATATTTCCAGCTG GTGTCAAAAATAAAAGAGGTTGTGCCTCCTATTCTCACCAAGTTAGGCAAG GTTAAAAACCCATGGCCTAATGTTGATGCTCACAGTGGAGTGCTACTGAACTACTATGGTCTTACCGAGGAAAA CTATTATACTGTTCTCTTTGGCGTGTCGCGAGCTGTTGGAGTTGGCCCTCAG TTGATATGGGACCGAGCTCTTGGAATGCCACTCGAAAGGCCCAAAAGTGTTACATTGGAGAAACTAGAGCAATTGTGTGCCAAATAA